One stretch of Podospora pseudoanserina strain CBS 124.78 chromosome 4, whole genome shotgun sequence DNA includes these proteins:
- a CDS encoding hypothetical protein (EggNog:ENOG503NY3S; COG:S), whose product MSAPPRAQRSDQLDPNSQHPSTPSRGDGAASSVFSPAPNPTYAIFSPATLSSTNPSTASAAKRRSTILVHQKSPLLLATPPQITRALAYSHPFLLPLNNVVGLLTWTTGDAWESFLLVAFFWAVVLYGDFLVRATGPLILVLILIMGMYGRRFSPLSSSGWSEPGLGAGDGTGVATDAKGAKTLKKSKSKNLLVDGLPEKNTKTENGTAATPTAGHKRNQSSMSEATNTRHQKTLDEIVETLKEFTARCNILLEPLLELTDFLSTQQTATSATTRPALTTLFVRILLCTPFWFSLTLPPLRIITTRRVILFFGTIILTWHARVMRVTRAILWRSATIRKFLTLITGLQFEIPVKAGATTTATPSADAANTVSSSAVSTKTKSSAAGTIKATRHESELTKALRRARGGQDTGVRFTFIIYENQRRWVGLGWTTSLFAYERPAWTDEHNNAVPQRDEFELPEVEDGSNMRWRWVEGSRWKVDGVPDEAVMAEDREKEWDYDGPGGKVGWIYYDNKWQNGRRGQDGWGKWTRRRKWYRDAELVEADTEDAAAAGSDVKSIPSIDLIPTTPGTATTMTVGSPPTTNESKESLALEREEEYDSASMLSTSSRSTSRFIKPSSLRKRVTDASSLSSSHRRSGSRRASGVSGSLGSNSGDYDDAGVGTLQTRLAMQDAGKEEGSWGVGDEVRMGLE is encoded by the exons ATGTCGGCCCCCCCTCGCGCCCAGCGCAGCGACCAGCTGGATCCCAACTCGCAACACCCGTCCACCCCGTCGCGAGGTGATGGCGCCGCTTCGTCCGTCTTTTCTCCCGCCCCGAATCCCACCTatgccatcttctcccccgcgACCCTGAGCTCGACGAACCCGAGCACCGCCTCGGCcgcgaagaggaggagcaccATCCTCGTTCACCAAAAGTCACCCCTGCTTCTCGCGacacccccccaaatcaCACGCGCCCTTGCGTACAGCCACCCGTTTCTCTTGCCGCTCAACAACGTCGTCGGGTTATTGACATGGACAACGGGCGATGCGTGGGAGAGCTTCCTGCTCgtggccttcttctgggcggtggtgctctACGGGGACTTTCTCGTGCGCGCCACCGGACCTCTGATACTGGTGTTGATCCTCATCATGGGCATGTACGGCCGGCGGTTCAGCCCGCTGAGCAGTAGCGGTTGGAGCGAGCCTGGACTTGGTGCAGGGGATGGTACGGGTGTCGCGACAGATGCAAAGGGTGCCAAGAcgttgaagaagagcaagagcaagaacTTGTTGGTGGATGGACTGCCGGAAAAGAATACCAAGACAGAGAATGGAACCGCGGCGACTCCTACGGCCGGACACAAGAGGAATCAAAGCTCGATGTCGGAGGCGACGAATACACGACATCAAAAGACATTGGATGAGATTGTTGAGACACTGAAGGAGTTCACAGCTCGGTGTAATATCCTGCTGGAACCCTTGTTGGAGTTGACGGATTTCTTGAGCACGCAGCAGACGGCCACGTCAGCCACCACCCGGCCGGCGTTGACGACATTGTTTGTCCGGATTTTGCTCTGCACGCCGTTTTGGTTTTCGCTTACGCTGCCCCCGTTGAggatcatcaccacccgccgggtgattcttttttttggaacCATTATCCTTACCTGGCATGCTCGAGTGATGCGCGTCACTCGGGCTATCCTCTGGAGAAGCGCCACTATCAGAAAGTTCTTGACGCTTATCACTGGTTTGCAGTTTGAGATACCTGTCAAGGCAGGtgcaacaaccacagcaacaccgTCTGCCGATGCTGCCAACACTGTCAGCAGCAGTGCTGTCTCGACCAAAACTAAAAGTTCGGCAGCTGGCACTATCAAGGCTACTCGCCATGAGTCGGAGCTGACCAAGGCCCTGCGCCGAGCCAGAGGGGGCCAGGATACCGGAGTGAGATTTACGTTTATTATCTATGAGAACCAGCGGCGCTGGGTCGGGCTGGGTTGGACGACGAGTTTGTTTGCATATGAGAGGCCGGCGTGGACGGATGAGCATAACAATGCTGTGCCGCAGCGGGATGAGTTTGAGCTgcccgaggtggaggacggGAGTAATatgcggtggaggtgggtggaggggagtaGGTGGAAGGTGGATGGGGTGCCGGATGAGGCTGTGATGGCGGAGGATAGGGAAAAGGAGTGGGATTATGATGGGCCCGGAGGGAAGGTGGGGTGGATTTATTATGACAATAAG TGGCAAAACGGTCGGAGGGGCCAAGATGGGTGGGGAAAGTGGACACGCCGACGAAAGTGGTACCGCGATGCTGAGCTTGTCGAGGCAGATACTGAAGATGCCGCCGCTGCAGGCAGCGATGTGAAGTCTATCCCGTCCATCGATCTCATCCCCACCACACCTGGCACAGCCACAACCATGACGGTGGGAAGCCCGCCGACTACAAACGAAAGCAAGGAGAGCCTGGCGctcgagagggaggaggagtacgaCTCTGCCTCTATGCTGTCTACGTCTAGCAGGTCGACATCACGGTTTATCAAGCCCTCTTcgctgaggaagagggtgacgGATGCGAGCTCGCTCTCGTCATCACATAGACGGagcgggagcaggagggcGAGCGGGGTTagtgggagtttggggagtaATTCGGGGGATTATGACGATGCGGGTGTTGGGACTTTGCAGACTAGGCTGGCGATGCAGGATGcgggaaaggaggaggggagttggggggttggggatgaggttaggatggggttgg